The following nucleotide sequence is from Zonotrichia leucophrys gambelii isolate GWCS_2022_RI chromosome 17, RI_Zleu_2.0, whole genome shotgun sequence.
ACATTacccaaaccagcacagaatTGGCTCCATGGTGGAAGCTATCCTAGGTAATTTTCTCCTATCACTAACCTGCTCTGAGCCTTTCAAACATGGGCTTTcttcagaataattttcaaCATCAGAGCAAAACCAACAATTTTAAAACCtctgttaattttcttttaaatcgattttttttttcttggagagATAAACCATTGCAGAGGGATGCAATGGGAGTTAGCAGTGAAGCTTTTGGAATAACAGTGCAAGTACCTGCCAGCAAGTGTCATCTGAAGAGACTGAAAACACACAACCCTTACCAGCTCTTTCTGCAGAGTTTTCTTCAGTTCTGTCATTCTTTGCTGAAGTTGCTTTATCATCTGTAAGCACAGCAAAGGAGAGTTTAACACAGTACTCATTGTCAGGACCCCCAGGTATCTGGAAAAACCCATGATAAACAAGTACTGAATGAAATGATAATTAACCAACACTGACAGCTGTGAAGAAGCAACCTGAGAGCCTTGGCTtgccagctgcacacagcagcagccatgtGACAGGACACTTGGGCTTTCATGTGACAGCACTGTGGAACTGAACCCAATTCACccagagggctctgcaggaaaGCTGTAAATAGCATCACTGGGTGCACCTTTCTGCCCAAATACATCAGGATTCATGCagcttttgctgcagtttttatTCATGGTTGGGAAATGCTTGTGCAATCCATAGAAAAGCATTTACTCACAGCATAGTGGATTCAAATGGAACAGGCCTGTCCTTTtaaggctgcagcagaggcagcaccagcTACTTGGCTTCCTAATTAAAAGGGGAAAGACTACCAGCTGTTTCTGTTCACCTTGTTTTTCTCAGCAATTTGCTGTTCCAGCTCTCTGTTATCCTTCTGAAGTTGAACAACATCTGCAGCTGCCACCTCTCCATTCTGTTCCACCACAGAGTTTTCTGGAGAAGGCAAATGCTCACTGTTCAAGGCCCTCGTCGATTCCTCCAGTTCTAAAACCTACAAAAATAAACATGGAGAGATATCATGACATTTGCAGCCCAAGAACACTCCCCAGGGAGAAAGCCAGACTTCTTTCTGGTTGTCCAGGCAGGACACAACTGGGGGGCTCCTGCACACCTCCCTCTTTTCCTGAGAGAATGGATTTGAACTGCACTCACGTTTTTCTCATGCTCTCTGGCCAACAGGCACTCCTGTACCTGCAGCTTCAGCTCAtcaatttcttttcttgctgtttccTCTATCTCCACTGCTTGGCTCTGCCTTGCCTCTATGTCCAGCTGTAACTGGTGCACCTGCAGCAAGACAGCTTCATGGTCTGGGAAAGGAGAGACCTGCTTAGTATCAGTGCTGCACATCAGATGGGAGATTCTAATCCATTTGGTCTGTCATGAAGACAGAAAGCCAGGGGacagacagaaagacagaagagagACTGTCCAATTGTTAGTGAACAATAAACCATTTTGAAAGTactaaaagataaaatatgaaAGAGAAATCTAGAAAAATTACAATCTACCAGGCAAGGCCAGAACTAGAGGCTCTACTTAAATTGTTTGGAATGCAGTAGACTCATTTGGTCTAACCTTGACTGAGTTGGTTCAGTTCTTCCTTCTGTTTTAGCAGCAGATCACATTTTTCATCAATCAGCTGGTCTTTCTCCTTTATTAGGGTATTCAGATCTGAAACCttcaaagcaggaaaacaatcAACAGAAGTCATTAAAGATATAAAACAGGAAGAGGGTGTTGAAAGATCCTTCAGAGGCCCAGCAGGCATCACCTCCACAATGCTGCCCTCAGGAACAAGCACTGAAGTCATTGCTGGAAGAGCTAAACCCCACCTGGCTTCTGTGCCACCACCAGATTGTCACAGCCAGCATGTGGCAGCTGCAAGGCCCCTGAGCAAAACAGGAGATGGCCTTAAACCCCTTCTACACAGATTGGCCCAGCAAGCACAGATCCACAGCAGTCCCAGAAGAATACAGAAACCAAAAGATGGGACTGACTCCAGTCAAACTCGCTCAGCTGACAGTTCCTACTTTAagcaaacacaagctcacacatCATCCACTATTTTTTATACAGGAAGAGCAAAACAAGACTTTCTAGAACTGACATTTGGTACTGGATACAAGCTCCTCCCTGTGAGGAAATGTACAATTTTaccactgctctgctccagaggaACCCAGATCCACTGCTGCCTCACATGCTGTGGATACGATTCTGACCAAGGGTCTTGCATGTTAGGATAAATAAATCCAAACCTAGTCTGCTCTTTGAAAGGTTGGGATGTCTCAAATACATTTGAAAACAGTCATTATTAACCAACCTGCTGTTGTAACTCCTCTCTCTGTTTCCTTGTTTCTTCCAATGCTTTGGCAATTTCCACACTGACAGTTTCTCTGCTGCTCATCTCATTCTGCAAACCATAATTAATTGAGAGGTTATGTGAGACAATTAAATCAAGTCAGTCTCTCATCTTTAACCCCAAGTCTACTAGGACTACAATTAAAGTGTTCTGACACACTACATTTTCCAAATGAGTTAGGTTTGTTTtactggctgctgctctctgcatatgcaagagcagcacagaactgATGTaagaacccaaacaaacccaatgCTTACAAGATCTTTCAGCTTGAAGTATCTATTACAAAGAAGTAGCTCCTTGCTACAACAGATCTTTATTTCAATTGTGCATCCAGGAGTAActatgaaaaaaatttcaactAATCTAAATCACAGTCAAAATTAGATAAACTGTAAACACCCAACTAATGCAAGTTTTTAACTTTTTGGTTTGAACACTCTGAGTGGAATCTGATGTTGAACCATCCTGTATTCACCACTGCTAACAGGATTTCCTAGCTCTTCACATCCCTGACAATATGggaatttattatttctgcCTGATTTAGGCAGACCCAAGCATTCTGGTTCAGAAAAGGGCTATCCCTTTGTAATGCTTCTCAAACACATTTCTGCTGAGTACCAGAGATGATTTACAGCTCCAAGTACCTGCAACCTGAACAGAAGAGGCCTCCAAGCACTGAATGTAACCCACAGTGGTgtttgctgctccccagcctcagctctgtcccAAGACAATGCCAGTACCAGTCCAGCCCTTACCTTTAGCCTGTTCAGTTCACACTCTTGTTGTTTTAATGAACTCTCATACTCTTCTTTGCTTCCCttgaggttttcattttccttttccaattgGCTCTGTAAAATAAAGAGTGTTTAAATACACAGTACAATTATTCTAATGCTTTGTTTAAACAATTAAACACATCTAATATTTTGCTCATATTTAATGCCTCAAAGTATGATATCTTCTATTATAATGCCAGGAGTgctaaataaaaacattcagaCAACAAGCAAGCTCTACAAGCTGTGTTAAAATCATGTTGTGAAGACTCTCACAACCCACCAGACAGTTTCTATACTTACAATCCTGTGCTGAGTTGTTGTTTTATCCAATTCCTGAGCTTTTTCAAGAGCAGCAATCTGAGACTCCAGCCCAGTAACTTTCTCATCATACTGATGTTTTTCACTTAAAATCTGTTGCTgcagttgttttctttcctcctctagATCAGTTTGCTTAagagaataaagaaaaccaCATTAACAGAATGGTATTTTGACATCTTTCTGACAAGATCTGACACCATTCCATGAGACACTCTCAAGCTGAGGAACACTATTCCTTTGGCAGCAGTGTCATGCACTCACCGACCGGAGTTCAGCAGacaaacagcaagaaaacaaaacacttgaaTAACAAAACAGAGAAGTGATTGTCTCTGGGGATGCTGAAGACTGATCTGTTACTGGTCAGTGAAACATGCAGGATACTCACCAGCTTCTGGATCTTCAGATCCTGGtctgcagctgcttctttgctctttttcagtgtttctgttgCGATCCGTAGTTTCTCTTCCAGTTCTTTATTCTAAAATTACACCATTAATTAAATTCCTTATCCACTGGCACCTATGTTATTTAAAAAGTTTGCATAATACAGAGTGGCCCAGGAGGGGAAGGTAAACATTAAATCCCTGAAGCCACAGAGATAGAGAGGCTGCCTATTTGACACATTCAGGTTTTAGAAATTCTTCACCACAGCACTGCTTGCACCTGAGTTATTTGTTTCTTACTACAGGGAGGATCTGCACAAAACCTCTGCATTCACCTCTAGGCCCTCCTCCACCCATGAAGTGGGGAGATACCCAGAGACACTGATCAGTTATTCTCCTTTCAAGACTAAATGTGATTAAATGTGCAGTCTCACCTTGGGCAGGGAGTGCAGTGAGGGGAGTAGGGCATAGAGGACGAAAAGAGTGGGAATCTGTGGTGAAATTAGAAACTGCTCACCTGTGTTTCCAGCTGGttcagagcctggctgtgctgtgtcctgtCTGTCAGTatctgctgcctgctctcctccagcctctgctcaAGAGCAGCTTTCTGAAAGTTACATTGAGGTGAAGAAAATGAGCAAGGATGGACAAAGACATAAGTTGGTGGGGGGTaataaaaattttcctttttatttaatttataagGTCAAACTAAAATGGGACAGAATGTTTTAATATCTCTAGATAACTTTAAACTGCCTTGAGTTTACTAAGCTAAGTTCTTTTGTCACAGCAACAGAGGGGTGATGTGACTGTAGGCACCCTGaccagagaaaagcaaacatcCCCAAGACCCAGCTGGGGAAACATTGCTCCAGGCTGATTCTGAGCAGGAGCATCAGTGCTTGAGAAAGAGATCAAAAAGCAATGAGAGAAAGGGGATTAACCACAGCTAAGTTTCTGTTTCCAGCTGTTCTTTAGCACTCCTGAGGCTGAGGTTTTGAGCATACAACATTCTGTTTGCACACCTGTGTGCAAACagttcccctccctgccccatgcCTTGCCAAAGAACAAGGAAAAGCATTCACTGTGCTTGTGAGGATTAATtagaaaaacccccaaattgtTCCACCCCCTGTGGGGATGGCAGAAAGCTGCTCTCCTCCTTCTAAGCACTCAGATGCAGTGCCCAAACAGACAATGCAGAAAGGCCAGCACACACATCTGTGCAGGACCTACACAGACAGGCTCAGTGCAGCCACCCCCagtcctgcccagcacagggtgcCAAAACACTGCCAGGACAAACATGCTGTGTGACATCAGCAGCTTGCTCTGCATGGGGGAGATGTAATGTAAGacctaaaaacccaaaacaaactcaCAAATACTGTACCTCCAAGCAGCCTTTAACTGTGTAATTACCTccttgagcagctcctgcacatgCTCATCTCCTGAGAGATTTCTTTCTagctttttttccagggaagacaccttttcctgcagctgttcTGTATGTCTATCTCTCTCAGCAAGTTCAAAAGTCATCTGTGAGGatgagaaatcacagaatctttTTTGTAATGAAGCTTCCATCTGATCTGTTGTGGTTTGACTTTTGGAAATGCCAATAGAAAGGAAAGTCctatttaaaaagacaattttACCCCAGAACACTTTCTGGACACCAAACTTCCAACTACACAAAGGTGTACATTACCCAAATGtgcacaccaggagcagcacgTGCATCTGAAAGCACCTCACCTTTTGCTTCTCCTGCTCATATTCCACCTTCAGAGATTCATGCTCCACTTGTAACATTTCCAGTCTCTTCTCACAACCAGAACCAGCCACTCGAGCCTAAACATTTTGAGAAATTACTTACTTTGAAACTTAAATTTCCAACACCACATAACTGATATCTAATCTAACTTCTGCAGACATGGAGCTCTTTGAATCAAATCTCACTTGGCTCAAACTTACATTTTGCAAGTCTACAGAAAGCTGCTGTATGACAGTTTGTAGCTCCTGTTCTCTTAACTCCAGAGCAGTGAtcttattttctgcatttgtcTCAGCTGTCATTAGTTCATCTCTTCatagaaagagaataaaaacaaGTGACATACCATTCCAGGAAAATAATCTATAGCAGATAATCCTGCTGCTTATGAAAATGGACATCAACAAAATTTTCTTGTCCTAAAACCAGTCACCATCATAAATCACTGCTTGATTacacattttcaaataaaagtgACAGTTAAGCATCCAAactatgaaaaaaagaaataatttacaaaaaaagTATTACT
It contains:
- the GOLGA1 gene encoding golgin subfamily A member 1 isoform X2, coding for MFAKLKKKIAEEAAVAPRPGGNARMPRSVSKESITSVGADSGDDFASDGSSSREDLSSQLLRRNEQIRKLEVKLSDYADQIRNLQKIKEKLENALEKHQDSSMRKFQEQNEAHQASRAKMAEGMALALEKKDKEWMEKLAQVEKEKKVLQTQLQEMREQSLNLFQKRDEIDELEGFQQQEIAKVKHMEECVSRAEQELEARAQELGRARAELQEARAEASALSRDLQDLQQQLQQLQAHRDELMTAETNAENKITALELREQELQTVIQQLSVDLQNARVAGSGCEKRLEMLQVEHESLKVEYEQEKQKMTFELAERDRHTEQLQEKVSSLEKKLERNLSGDEHVQELLKEKAALEQRLEESRQQILTDRTQHSQALNQLETQNKELEEKLRIATETLKKSKEAAADQDLKIQKLQTDLEEERKQLQQQILSEKHQYDEKVTGLESQIAALEKAQELDKTTTQHRISQLEKENENLKGSKEEYESSLKQQECELNRLKNEMSSRETVSVEIAKALEETRKQREELQQQVSDLNTLIKEKDQLIDEKCDLLLKQKEELNQLSQDHEAVLLQVHQLQLDIEARQSQAVEIEETARKEIDELKLQVQECLLAREHEKNVLELEESTRALNSEHLPSPENSVVEQNGEVAAADVVQLQKDNRELEQQIAEKNKMIKQLQQRMTELKKTLQKELKIRPDSEVPELRANSEVPNASVTVTNNSDLNDSREINFEYLKHVVLKFMSCRESEAFHLIKAVSVLLNFSQEEENMLKETLEYKMSWFGSKPSPKGSIRPSISSPRTLWP
- the GOLGA1 gene encoding golgin subfamily A member 1 isoform X1, with product MFAKLKKKIAEEAAVAPRPGGNARMPRSVSKESITSVGADSGDDFASDGSSSREDLSSQLLRRNEQIRKLEVKLSDYADQIRNLQKIKEKLENALEKHQDSSMRKFQEQNEAHQASRAKMAEGMALALEKKDKEWMEKLAQVEKEKKVLQTQLQEMREQSLNLFQKRDEIDELEGFQQQEIAKVKHMLLKKEECVSRAEQELEARAQELGRARAELQEARAEASALSRDLQDLQQQLQQLQAHRDELMTAETNAENKITALELREQELQTVIQQLSVDLQNARVAGSGCEKRLEMLQVEHESLKVEYEQEKQKMTFELAERDRHTEQLQEKVSSLEKKLERNLSGDEHVQELLKEKAALEQRLEESRQQILTDRTQHSQALNQLETQNKELEEKLRIATETLKKSKEAAADQDLKIQKLQTDLEEERKQLQQQILSEKHQYDEKVTGLESQIAALEKAQELDKTTTQHRISQLEKENENLKGSKEEYESSLKQQECELNRLKNEMSSRETVSVEIAKALEETRKQREELQQQVSDLNTLIKEKDQLIDEKCDLLLKQKEELNQLSQDHEAVLLQVHQLQLDIEARQSQAVEIEETARKEIDELKLQVQECLLAREHEKNVLELEESTRALNSEHLPSPENSVVEQNGEVAAADVVQLQKDNRELEQQIAEKNKMIKQLQQRMTELKKTLQKELKIRPDSEVPELRANSEVPNASVTVTNNSDLNDSREINFEYLKHVVLKFMSCRESEAFHLIKAVSVLLNFSQEEENMLKETLEYKMSWFGSKPSPKGSIRPSISSPRTLWP
- the GOLGA1 gene encoding golgin subfamily A member 1 isoform X3; this encodes MFAKLKKKIAEEAAVAPRPGGNARMPRSVSKESITSVGADSGDDFASDGSSSREDLSSQLLRRNEQIRKLEVKLSASMRKFQEQNEAHQASRAKMAEGMALALEKKDKEWMEKLAQVEKEKKVLQTQLQEMREQSLNLFQKRDEIDELEGFQQQEIAKVKHMLLKKEECVSRAEQELEARAQELGRARAELQEARAEASALSRDLQDLQQQLQQLQAHRDELMTAETNAENKITALELREQELQTVIQQLSVDLQNARVAGSGCEKRLEMLQVEHESLKVEYEQEKQKMTFELAERDRHTEQLQEKVSSLEKKLERNLSGDEHVQELLKEKAALEQRLEESRQQILTDRTQHSQALNQLETQNKELEEKLRIATETLKKSKEAAADQDLKIQKLQTDLEEERKQLQQQILSEKHQYDEKVTGLESQIAALEKAQELDKTTTQHRISQLEKENENLKGSKEEYESSLKQQECELNRLKNEMSSRETVSVEIAKALEETRKQREELQQQVSDLNTLIKEKDQLIDEKCDLLLKQKEELNQLSQDHEAVLLQVHQLQLDIEARQSQAVEIEETARKEIDELKLQVQECLLAREHEKNVLELEESTRALNSEHLPSPENSVVEQNGEVAAADVVQLQKDNRELEQQIAEKNKMIKQLQQRMTELKKTLQKELKIRPDSEVPELRANSEVPNASVTVTNNSDLNDSREINFEYLKHVVLKFMSCRESEAFHLIKAVSVLLNFSQEEENMLKETLEYKMSWFGSKPSPKGSIRPSISSPRTLWP